In Verrucomicrobiota bacterium, a single genomic region encodes these proteins:
- a CDS encoding MFS transporter yields MQKKGLNPHFPIDPARWPFPYAWMVAIVGTLGMIVTVPSTPPGFAPFVDPVMNDLGISRSRLTFAYTWGTIFAGLAIPFGGFWIDRLGVRVTGIIGFAGFGLSMLALGSPERMLRLFGAVGIGSETATFVFFFGIFFLLRFWGLGITMTVCRSMVFRWFVRWRSLVAGINGMILSLSFSSAPFLLNGLVVFFGWKETWLVLGVVSSIGFVVVAYLFFRESPEESGLEVDSPAKKVGLDARAPETETGMVDRDYTAFEAMKTLAFWLMLSGLSMNAFIGTGTSFHIVSLAADLGDFNREAALKLLLYVGFFNVITSLSLGFVAEKIRLRYLLFSMMIGQTLSLLGLLAFREEWGLWAYALGSGCAWGIFGILVSVPWPRFFGRKHLGSINGIVTGAVVVVSAIAPFAFGISLEQTGTYQFAVFGCLGLTPILAILGLLARNPRRSRKQSKDS; encoded by the coding sequence ATGCAGAAAAAGGGCCTGAATCCTCATTTTCCGATTGATCCTGCCCGTTGGCCTTTCCCTTACGCGTGGATGGTAGCAATTGTCGGCACGCTTGGCATGATCGTCACTGTGCCTTCGACACCCCCCGGCTTCGCGCCATTCGTCGATCCGGTGATGAACGATTTGGGAATATCGCGTTCTCGACTTACCTTTGCCTACACTTGGGGAACTATCTTTGCCGGGCTCGCTATTCCCTTTGGTGGGTTCTGGATTGATCGACTCGGCGTACGGGTCACTGGAATCATCGGTTTTGCTGGCTTCGGATTGAGCATGCTTGCCCTCGGATCGCCTGAACGAATGCTCCGCCTGTTTGGAGCAGTCGGAATCGGGTCGGAAACGGCTACCTTCGTTTTCTTTTTCGGTATCTTTTTTCTACTCCGTTTTTGGGGTCTGGGAATTACAATGACGGTTTGCCGTTCGATGGTCTTCCGCTGGTTCGTTCGTTGGAGGAGTCTCGTTGCCGGAATCAACGGGATGATCCTTTCGCTCTCGTTCTCCAGCGCTCCATTCCTTCTCAATGGGTTGGTGGTCTTTTTCGGCTGGAAGGAAACCTGGTTGGTACTCGGAGTGGTTTCTTCCATCGGCTTCGTTGTAGTCGCCTACCTTTTCTTTCGTGAGTCGCCAGAGGAATCTGGTTTGGAAGTCGATTCTCCAGCGAAAAAGGTCGGTTTGGATGCCCGTGCACCAGAAACCGAAACCGGTATGGTAGACCGGGATTACACTGCTTTTGAAGCGATGAAAACACTCGCCTTCTGGCTAATGCTCTCCGGTCTCTCGATGAATGCTTTTATCGGGACTGGAACATCGTTTCACATCGTCTCTCTTGCAGCTGATCTCGGAGATTTTAACCGTGAGGCAGCTCTAAAACTGCTCCTTTACGTAGGATTTTTCAATGTCATCACGTCCCTAAGCCTCGGATTCGTAGCCGAGAAAATCCGACTTCGCTACCTCCTCTTTTCCATGATGATCGGTCAGACACTTAGCTTGCTCGGCCTTCTCGCCTTCCGTGAAGAATGGGGTCTGTGGGCCTATGCTCTGGGCAGTGGGTGCGCCTGGGGGATCTTCGGGATTTTAGTGAGTGTCCCGTGGCCCCGATTTTTCGGCCGGAAACACCTCGGATCGATCAATGGTATTGTGACCGGTGCGGTCGTCGTCGTGAGCGCAATCGCACCATTTGCCTTCGGGATTTCTCTCGAACAAACAGGCACCTATCAATTTGCAGTCTTTGGATGTCTGGGTTTGACCCCGATCCTCGCAATTCTTGGACTGTTGGCACGAAATCCGCGTCGTAGCCGCAAACAATCGAAAGACTCTTGA